A segment of the Manihot esculenta cultivar AM560-2 chromosome 13, M.esculenta_v8, whole genome shotgun sequence genome:
TAAAGCAATGTGCTTTCAAGTGGACTGCAAGCAATGCGGAAAGCATTCATGGGGAGGTTGTGGTAAACACCTTTCCGCTATATATGATGGTATAGACAAGGGAAATCACTGCATGTGCCGGCCATGGCCAGGTGTTACCATCCCAACTGAGGAGAAAGCTTCTGGCCAACAAGCACCGAAAACTTTAGCTGCGTCATCTTCAACCACCTCATCAggtatatatctatatatatatatatatatatatatatatgtgcgtGCCTGCAAATGCCAAGTGAATAATAATCTATGTAAATTAATGACTACAgctttcttgattttttttggAGATTCAAGGCAGCAGAAAGGCGGTGTATGTTTTTAGTTAGGTCAGCAATCATCAACGTAGTTttcttctatatatatatatatatagatactGCTGTTATATGTCATGCATGAGAGTGTTATTAGCTATAAATCCAAGAGTTGGTGGGTTATTGTCCAAGAATAATGATATTGAGATATGCTCTAATTCCGAATATTTAATGATCTCTTCTTTCATTGATAGTGATTAAAAAAAAGCCTTTCGATGTCATATTGTAAAGCAAAATATATAAAGAATAGAACGGTGGAGGTGAAATTAAAGAAACAATGTTGTACAAAGAGTTTTTACTAAATTCATTCCACTACATAGAAATTTGTTTAATAATTTATGCAAGTTCGTTCTTTATTAAGTTTCCCTTTTATTCATGAATAATGatacaaatattaaatattgaGCTTCAGATAATCATACGAGTAATAATCTCATATCATATAAATATGTGCAGGTGTCGAAAAATCTTAAAAAGATGGATGTTGGTCAGCAAATGCAGTATTAGGGAGTCATGATGGGGCTATTACCACCTACCCTACCAGAATATGTTTGTCTAAGCTGGGCTATGGGACAGtatgtaattaaaaataatgaaatgggACAACTATGGTTAATGTTGTATTGACCAATCCCACTCCTACTTTTAAAATTTCCTTTGTTTGCTAGCTTAATCCTAGTGCatggattaattaataaagaatCAAACTCTCGTTATCTTGTGCAGGATGCCATAACAGTTCCGTTTAATGGACTAGTCTCTTGGGTTTTGGTAAATTTTTGGATGGTTTTGTCATGGGCATTGTGCAGCCAGTTCGTTAGTGTTACCCACtagcccttttttttttttttgctgtaATAGTAAAAGCATTGATGAGAGAGAAGTTTGAAATCTAGGAATCAGGGGGTTCTAGGGAGGTGAAAATGGTGCACTTTAGTTTCTAAAGTGGTGGGGGAGCAGAATGCCCATGGTCTGATGTACTCAAGACATTTTGACCCACCAATCAAGCATTCTATAAGCAAAAGCATAGTCTGACCTTAGATAACTCTTTATTGTTTGGCTTTTGTTGTCATTTTCATTCAAGAGGTGCATAAACCACACACATACCACAAAAATGGTGTGCCCAGCTGAACTAAGCCATTCGCTCTTTTTATGCATTTTGTCTCATGATTAGTCACCAAACCACGTGACATGTAGAAATAAAAGGGCTCCATTAGTCCACTCCGGCAATCATCACCCTATCTTTGAAACTTTAATTCAGTAACAATTATTAGATGAGAAGATTCAGTTCTATGCAAGTGGGATGGGATTGTTTTTCCTTTTCATCGCCACTATTTCGGACATCACAATCACCTTTTATATCCACATTTTCGTTTAATAGTTTgataatcacccatatgactCATTCATCCTAATCATATTTGtgtttataatttctttttctcctctGTTTAGCGCGTTCTCTTGACGAAATTATGCACAGTTGTAAACACTACTAACTGGCAAGGTATGATCACATACTGCTTCTGTCACCTAATTAACATGGCAATAAATGTTGTGTAAGAAATGTAGAATGGTAGATGTGCTGCTATAAATGAGAATGAGAATGAAAAATAatgcatttttttaattaggCATAAATGTCCAGTTGGAACACTATTAAAGAGTccgaaattaaaaaaagaaaaaggaggttTCATTTTCATGCGGGTCATGTCATCCATGTGATCATTTATTCCAAGAAAATGTTTGCATGAACCCTACGCATGGTCATTTTAGTTTAATCTTGGAATAATTCCCAAGATTAGACCCTCTCATTTCATGTATGCACCTTCCCTGTTATAGTGCTCTCACCAATTAACTAAATGGGTGGACCAGCTAAGACTTCTGTACTATACTAATGCTATTTGGCtttgattataataatttagctTCCAAAATAAGAAGAAATTATTCAAATCcaatcatcatcatcttttTGTCGCTTTAGCTGTGATGTACAGTTTCAACTAAAAATATGAATGTGGGGTTGTTAATAATAATGACATACTTCAATGTTTTGCTTCTAGCTTTAGTTGAATTTCAGATTAAATATCATTTATTGAACTCTCATATTGTATTATGTATACCCCATCTCTGTACCCTTCGATCATTAACCTATAAAGGTAGGTGCGCGTTATTTATGTATCTATCCTCTGGATGCAATACAAGACCTTGGACTTGGACTAGGGTTGATTAAGCCAGGCCCATCCACcgaaatattcaattaaactatTCCATAAATTACGCAAaaagcaagcaagcaagcaaTGCGTTTATTGTCTAATGGGATGTCATGATGGGCTGATGGCCTTTTCAGGAAGGAAAGGAATTCTTCCAGAAAGACTTCCGTTCatctagagagagagagagagagagagagagagggggaaAGGCAGGGAAAGAGAGGGTTGAGTGCAGTGCAGTAGTTGAGAGTGTGATACGATttcaaagaaagcaaaagaaaagAGATAATTTATTGATCCACTTTTTTGAAATCTGTTGAAGCTTTTATTTGTCCGTTTTGAGTTTATATTTGGATGCTCAGACTCTCTCTTCCTCGAGAAACAGTGTGCTAGAAAGAGAAGCAAAGACCTCTCTTTTTTAGCTTCTTTCAAGTGAATAGTTAATATCACCCCCCACTAAAGACTCCTACTCTTGTCCTCTGTACTCAACTCATGGATCTAGCTTTAACTCTCCATAAAAGAGTCTAAACAGGAACACATTTTCTTTACAAGAAAAATGGCAGCTGAGAAGCCCAGCTCCAAGGGGCAAGCCTGGTTAGAGCTATCTTTGGTTCAGATTTCTCCATTTCTTTAGCAATCGTTCTGCTTCACAAAATCAAGAAAATGTTGACTCATatatgttctttttttttttgggttgctGCAGGTTTTGCACAACTGGGTTGCCGAGTGACGTTGTAATAGAGGTGGAAGATATGACCTTTCATCTTCACAAGGTCAGCCTAATAATACCCAGAAGATTTTACCTGCACTATAGTATAATCCATGGCTATTTGAGACCTAATACCAGTCTCTGTGTTTCTCTTTTTTTGTTTGGTTATATGGATTTGTTCAGTTTCCTTTGATGTCAAAAAGTCGAAAGCTTCACCAACTAATAACCGAGCAAGAGACAAACCCAACATCCATAGtagaaagagaaggagaagagcAAGAACCTGGAGGAGATGAAATCGAGGAAGCTCATTGTCAGATTTCGCTCCCGGATTTCCCGGGCGGCTCCGAGACTTTCGAGGCGGCCGTGAAGTTCTGCTACGGTGTCAAGGTGGACCTCACTTCTTCCACCGTCGCTCCTCTTCGCTGCGCCGGAGAGTTTCTCGAAATGACGGAAGAGTATTCAGAAGACAATCTAATTTCCAGAACAGAACGGTTTCTCTCTCAATCTGTGCTGAAGAGTCTCAAGGAGTCGATAAAAGCATTAAAATCGTGCGAGAAAGTAATGCCTCTTGCAGAGAGCTTAGGCATTGCTCAGCGTTGCATCGATTCCATTGCTTCTAGAGCCTCCTCCACCGATCCGACACTTTTTGGCTGGCCGGTTAGCGATGGAGCTAATGAGAATAGAGCCACATCCAATCAGGCCTTATGGAATGGGATTGAATCAGCGGTGCGTAGAAAAGGGGCCGCCTCTGCCTCCACCGCAGCTGCCCCTGTCGGTAGAGGTACTAATGCGGATTCATGGTTTGAACATTTAGCGCTTTTGAGCTTGCGTTTGTTTCAGAGATTAATTCTTGCCATGAGAGAGCGAGATTTGAGTCCAGACGTTATAGAGAGCTGCTTAATGTACTATGCCAAGAAGCACATTCCAGGAATTTCGAGATTAAACCGGAAGCCATCATCGTCTTCCTCTACAACCTCAGAGAGCGAGCAGAGAGAGTTATTAGAGAAAATAGTTTCAAATCTTCCACTGGAGAAAAGCTCTCGATCTTCAACGACAACAAGGTTTCTGTTCGGCTTATTAAGAACAGCAAACATATTAAATGCATCCGAATCGTGTCGCTCCGCATTGGAGAAGAAGATCGGGTCACAACTGGAGCAAGCTACACTTGATGATCTACTGATTCCTAGCTATTCATATCTTAACGAGACTTTATATGATGTTGATTGCTTGGAGAGAATCTTAAGCTACTTCTTGGATGGAATGGAAGAGAGAAATACAGCTGTAATTGAAGCGGAGGAGGACGGTGATCGCAACGTGAGATCGCCTACTTTCATGCTCGTCGGAAAATTAATCGACGGTTATCTGGCTGAGATTGCCTCTGATGCTAATCTAAAACCTGACAGATTCTACAATCTGGCAATCTCCTTACCGGAGCAAGCTAGGCTTTTTGACGATGGTCTCTACAGAGCCGTCGACGTCTACCTGAAGGTAGATATCACTATGCACATTTtgattttccattttttttatgatttttcgcTTCATGTCTCGTGCTTCTCATTCATTTTGACTCTTTTTGTACTGAAGGCGCATCCATGGATATCAGAGGCAGAGCGGGAGAAAATTTGTGGAGTGATGGACTGCCAAAAGCTAACTTTAGAGGCATGCACGCACGCGGCGCAGAATGAGCGGCTTCCGCTGCGGACGGTGGTTCAAGTTTTGTTTTTCGAGCAGTTACAACTCCGCCATGCGATCGCCGGAACATTGATTGCGGCAGATGCAGCGCAACAGGATTCCGCTAGGCCGTCATTGCTGAGACGGGAACAGGAAGGCGTTGAAGAGGGAGCAGTCTCGGCTGGTGCAACGGCGGCAATAGAGGAGGCACAGGACAGCAGCAATACGTGGAGGGCAGCAGTGAGAGAGAATCAGGTGCTGCGACTAGACATGGATAGCATGAGAACGCGGGTGCATCAGCTGGAAAGAGAATGTTCCACAATGAAGAAAGTgattgaaaaaattgataaagTGAACCCACGTGGGTGGAAGCGGTTCGGGTGCAAGTTCAAGACTCAAGTGTGTGATTCTCATGAACAAACGGTGGTAAATGCTAGGAAAGGAAGGCACCATCATCACCAACAATAGGCCTTCCCTTACGTGAACAGAGAACACGACATGTCGTTAATTGTTATATTGTCTCGTTTGAGTTGACCCATTTTCATTGTGTAGACGATTATCCAGATTTGTTACGCCTGCCTGGTAAGCACCACATGTAATTTACTGCCACGTAAGCATtctggaaaaataaaaataaaaggtgaAATTATTATTTGCTTTGGTTGGCCAAATTTACACGGATTTTGAGGAAATAGGTGCCTCAATTAAAGAGCTTGAGCCATTAGTGGAAATTACAGTGTCTTTCGTCTGTATAAAGTTTCTGCAATTTGAGCACAGTGATGGTGTCGGAGTCTCTTTCTCAGATTGAAAAATTGCTTTAGAACTTAGAAGCTTCAGAAATTGTTGGGTAGATCCATGCTTATTTTTGTCGTTAAAatgtattaatttaaaagaaaatatatttatctgataaaaaaaaatgaagtaaTGTTTAACCGAATCTGACAAGGAAGGAGCAACCCCTTATATCAATTTGCAAGTCAAAGCTGCAATGCTTGTGGAAGAAGTAAAGAATTGCTCAGAATGAGCAAAGTCATCGGAAGTTTCTGAATTAGAAGAGGGCATCCTGTGCAGCAGTCGTCCAAGAAAGCTATTACATATAAAGAATCAGAGATGGAAACACTTGCTGGCCTGTCTAGAGTgcaaaaaattttagaatacaACCGTTATTTTATTATATCCATTATATTATGGATCCATATAACTCCACCATCAATAATTAAAACGTAATCattatatgaaataattttaatactgTATTATTAGAAATATTCTTTCTCAGTTATCCTGTGTTTATTGTAAATATCTTATTTGCAACTTGAAGATCAACCCTCTTATTACCTTCACGAAACACATGCTGCAAGCAAACTTTCCATGGTTAATCTAACAACTGCCAGCCTAGTACCTACACTTCTCCACCACATTCAAATAAATAGGATccatattttaattcttaatgtaATCTCAATTATACTTGAGTAAATTTTATAATGCAATCAGTGTGTTTTATGAATATACGCCTTCACTAAGAATtacttatttaatattaatccaATTGCAAGTAGAAGTGAATAAGCAAGAAGGATAAAAGGtgagagaaaagggaaaggaaaacgaaggaaaaaaaaaaagtcatgatATGATTGCAACTAAAAAATgtctaatattataatttatttttacaatatttaaaattcattataaagaaaataaaaaataaataaataacagaaCTAGTCAAACGATACCAAACCTTGGAGAGATtcgtttttttaaataaattatttctaactataattttttatttataaataatatgcttgagataattttattcattattttttaatttaaacttttaataatacTATGTTTTTTTAAACcatatcataaaataaaactcttatAACATTTACTTTATTGAAGTCCTCTCAACTTAAATTTAAGAGTTTTCTTTTTTacgttaaaataatatatacactgatatattttttaaatttaatattttaatttgtatattttaattttatcaagcTAAAGTCTCTCCAtccaatttttattaattagcataattttaaaaaaaattatcttaaatTTAATCACTTTTCTTGTAAATGTTGTGTCCTCATATTTCcactttttttctttattcagCAATAGCACAATTTCGCTTTCCTATCCTCTCTATTATTATCATAACAAATGATTACTTATCAATTTGTACAAAACATTCTATTAACTAAAAACTCTCAACATATTTTTCATGTGAGTAATTGGTAAACAACGATGGATGAATTTCATGGGGGGAGGGATCGGACGTGGAAACGTGAGATAGGATCGAGTCAAGCGAAGCCACGTGCAAAATTACGTAATGCCAACGGTCAACGGCCTGAAAAACAGCGAAGAACAAGAACTAAGGAGGAAGGAAGGATCTGAAACTTCACCGTCACCGTtccattttattaattaattaattactatatttaatttttaattttcgcTAAAAATAAGGTCCCACCTCACGCGCCAAAACGTCCTCATCCAGAACTGTACATTTATCCAGCTACGAAGCTGCTCAGACGCAATTTGTTCTTTGATCCCCACTCTGATATCCGCTGCAATTCTTGTGTTTTAGATCTCAAAACTTGAAACATTTTGTAAAGGGAAGGGAAATCGATTGGATATGGGGaggacggagtacttgaaaatGAGTACTGATCAAGTAAAAGCCGATTTGATCCGGTCTGATCTCAATGAGCTCAAGGTTGCTGCCAAGCGACTCATCAATGATGCCGCTCTGCTGGGTGGGCTCGGCTTTGGTACTTCATTTCTCAAATGGGTGGCTTCTTTTGCTGCCATGTGAGTCTCACTCTCTCTCCCTTTTATCTTTATATGCTGCTGGTTCTTCTTCTTGTGGGTTTTTGCTGGGTGGAGTCATGAGTGTCACTTTGAATTCATACTTGGGTTACTGAAATTTAGCTTTGGTAGGATGTAATTGTGCCTGTTTATTGCTGTGATTAATGAGGTTTCACCTTGACGATGTTTCCATAGAAAATTAGTTTAACAATATTTAATTATGGATAATAGTTTGTGTCAATTTTGGCTATTTgtaaatttgaaaaagaaaaatgaaaacagAGAAATCCCATTAATGGACAGATTGCTGGATGGATAACCCATTTTCAAGCAGGACTATGGCGTTGATAAAGATGCTTATTTCTCAAATAAGATGTGATTGGGTTCTTCTATTATGCTGGGTTCCTTGTTGGAGTTAAATTGTTTGACTACACAGCGAGTTTCCTGCTTGTAAAActtggggaaaaaaaaaacagaagtaATCCGATGCTGTTTAATATTCTTTTCCTTCTTGAATTGGGAGATTCGATGAAAGAAATATAAGGATTATATCTCATTTTAGGTGCTTTTGAAGCCTAGTCTCTTCTTGACTGCATTTGTTCTTGCCTAGATTCTGTCCAACACTTGACAAGTAGAATAAAAACATTTGGATTTTGGTTCTGACTAAATCAATTATCTAGCAACTGCATATTTCTATTAGTTGCTTTCTAATTGATATGAACTCTATGTGTTCTGCTCTATATCATGTTCTTTTAGCATGTGAATATTTTGCAAGTTATTGACAATTTTCAATGTTCAATGCAGATATTTGCTGATATTGGATCGGACAAACTGGAGAACGAACATACTGACCTCTCTCTTAGTCCCTTACATTTTCTT
Coding sequences within it:
- the LOC110628975 gene encoding BTB/POZ domain-containing protein At5g66560, with amino-acid sequence MAAEKPSSKGQAWFCTTGLPSDVVIEVEDMTFHLHKFPLMSKSRKLHQLITEQETNPTSIVEREGEEQEPGGDEIEEAHCQISLPDFPGGSETFEAAVKFCYGVKVDLTSSTVAPLRCAGEFLEMTEEYSEDNLISRTERFLSQSVLKSLKESIKALKSCEKVMPLAESLGIAQRCIDSIASRASSTDPTLFGWPVSDGANENRATSNQALWNGIESAVRRKGAASASTAAAPVGRGTNADSWFEHLALLSLRLFQRLILAMRERDLSPDVIESCLMYYAKKHIPGISRLNRKPSSSSSTTSESEQRELLEKIVSNLPLEKSSRSSTTTRFLFGLLRTANILNASESCRSALEKKIGSQLEQATLDDLLIPSYSYLNETLYDVDCLERILSYFLDGMEERNTAVIEAEEDGDRNVRSPTFMLVGKLIDGYLAEIASDANLKPDRFYNLAISLPEQARLFDDGLYRAVDVYLKAHPWISEAEREKICGVMDCQKLTLEACTHAAQNERLPLRTVVQVLFFEQLQLRHAIAGTLIAADAAQQDSARPSLLRREQEGVEEGAVSAGATAAIEEAQDSSNTWRAAVRENQVLRLDMDSMRTRVHQLERECSTMKKVIEKIDKVNPRGWKRFGCKFKTQVCDSHEQTVVNARKGRHHHHQQ